The Microscilla marina ATCC 23134 genome contains the following window.
TGCTTTAAAAGCTACGACTATTCCCGATAAATCTCGATCTTTATTCAATGCAGTCAAAAAAATAACCGGGGATTTAACAGATTTAAACGAGCCTTTTTAGGTGAGTTTGCAGAAACATTGATAGGTTTGCGCTGTTGAACTGATAAAAAAAGCCCCTTGGTCTATACAGATCAAGGGGCTTTTTTTATTTTAGAGTTTGCCACCCTCTTTTTATCAATGGGTTACTCTAGTGCACTGATTACTAAGTTTTTACTGAGCATTACATACTTTGGCTCCAGTAAAGCTAATATCGTTCATGTCACGAATGATCAATTGAGGAGTAGTGGTTATTGTTACCACACCTACAATACTTCCGGTACCATCGGGGCGGGCGGTGTTTGCAAAGTCAGCGTCTGCACGGGTATACACTGGCAAAGACTGCGCACAGTCGGTGGTAGTGATTTCTGTAGTACCGCTCAATGCCCCCGTGCCTTTAAACTCTACTCCTTCTATTTTCACCAGTTGCCCTTCATATTTGCCAGCTTTGATGTCGGCAATAGTAGCAGTTACTGGGGTTGGCAGTGTAGCTGCCCCTTTGCTTATAATATGAGTAGCTTCGTCTATTTCGTTGAGCTGAAGCAAGCCATTGAATTTTTCTAAAGCCAAACCCTGACAGTTAATAGTGATTTGCTCGCCTAGCTTGAGGCTATGGTCGGCTTTGAAGCGCAACGCAATGCCGGTTCCGGCGGCATCTTGAATAAAAACATTTTTTGAATTAAGATTGCCTTGCTCTGGCGAAATAGTA
Protein-coding sequences here:
- a CDS encoding DUF5689 domain-containing protein, yielding STTVFTPSDKPFSDQELPIGNGTIIGKASSFNGTIQLLPRTEADFAGLQNGGGVDLSGNVAIAQLRNIYQCANTQVKGAFNITGVVTISPEQGNLNSKNVFIQDAAGTGIALRFKADHSLKLGEQITINCQGLALEKFNGLLQLNEIDEATHIISKGAATLPTPVTATIADIKAGKYEGQLVKIEGVEFKGTGALSGTTEITTTDCAQSLPVYTRADADFANTARPDGTGSIVGVVTITTTPQLIIRDMNDISFTGAKVCNAQ